The nucleotide window CACATattatttctttcctttttttactATATAATTAGAGCCTTTCATAGAGTAGGCATGGACCAAAccatctttcctttttttttgtacATAAATAGTAGCAGGAGAGCTGCCAATTTTACAAACATTCCAAACTTCAGACTGCACTCTGAAACGTTAGGTATTTCATCCGGGTCGGTCCTACTGTCACTGTCCCACGCACACACCACTTGTATGGCAAAACAGAAACCTTCATCACGGACCCGACGGAGACAGACAGCCTTGCTTCTTTTGCTCAAGTGCTCTCCTTCCCAGATCCCCCCACTCCTCGCTCGCGTCCTCCCTCCACCGCCCCCAACTCCTCGCCGTCCCACCGCCCCGCACCACTGGCCTCCATCCCCACCTCCGCACTCCCGCAATTCGCGTCGCCGACACCCCGCCCCGCTCGGCGGCGGAGACAGAgagcgcgcggcggcgggcgTAGCCATGCTCCACAAGTTCGCGCTCGCGTTCAAGACCAAGACCATCGAGTTCTTcgccgaggaggaggacgaggacgccgACCGATTCGCGCGCTCGCCGGCGCCGGGGGCGGATGGGGTCCTTGCCGGGCAGCGGGTGGTCGTGCTGAAGCCCGACCCGCtgctgaaccctaaccctagcgcgGATGGGGAGGGGAAGGCCGCGTCCGGGCAGGAGGCCGCCGTCGCTGCGTCGCTCGCGACGGCCTCGTCGTTCCAGGCGGCGTACCTGCACCTGCAGGCCGCCCACGCGCCGTTCCTGCCCgatgcggcggcggccgcggacaCCGCCGCGGTCTCGCACCTCCGGCGGCTGTCGGAGCTCAAGCGGATCGCGAGGGGCGGGCCGGCGGACCCGCCCTCGCCGGACGGGGACGGGACGCTCACGGCGCACCTCGAGGCCCAGGTGCGCGAGAACCAGGCGCTGCTGCGGTCCTTCGACGCTGTGGTGAACCGCCTACAGGCGGCCCTCGACGCCAAGGACGCCGCGGCTGCCGCGCTGCGGCTGGACCTCGAGGCGGTCGACGACGCCAACGCGCGGCTCGCGGGCCGCCTCGACCGCGCGCTCGCGCCTCCGCCGGGCGGCGACGCCGTCGGCGCGATGCTGTCCGCGGGCGTCTTCGACTCTGTCCTCCGCGACGCTCTCCGCGTCGCCCACCGATTTGCCCGCGCGCTTGCCGAGGTCCTCCGGTGCGCTGGGTGGGACCTGGCCGCGGCTGCAGAGGCTGCCTACCCTGGTGTCTCCTACTCCAAGGCCGGCCACTGCCGCTACGCGCTCCTCTCCCACGTCTGCCTCTCCATGTTTGACGGATTCGACTCCTACCAATTCGGCGCCACAGCTGGCACCACAGAGCTCGGAGGAATGGAGCTGGCAACCCGTAGGAACGAGTCATTGCAGCAATTCATCGAGCACTCAGATGCAGACCCGATGGAGCTGATGAATTCAAGCCCGGACTGTGAGTTTGCCCAATTTTGCGACCGCAAGTACAAACAGCTGATCCATCCTGGCATTGAATCCTCACTGTTTGGGAATTCAGACTGCGGGACATTGCTGGTGATGAGTGTGGCCGGCCCACTCTACGAGTTGTTTGTTGCAATGGCAAGCTCAATATGGACACTGCACAGGTTAGCCTGGGCGTATGACCCAGCAGTCGGCATATTCCAGGTTGGCCGGGGCACAGAGTTCTCAATGGTGTACATGGAGAACATTGTCCGGTCGAAGGGGTTCGTGGCGAGCAAG belongs to Miscanthus floridulus cultivar M001 unplaced genomic scaffold, ASM1932011v1 fs_235_4_5, whole genome shotgun sequence and includes:
- the LOC136530925 gene encoding protein GRAVITROPIC IN THE LIGHT 1-like, producing MLHKFALAFKTKTIEFFAEEEDEDADRFARSPAPGADGVLAGQRVVVLKPDPLLNPNPSADGEGKAASGQEAAVAASLATASSFQAAYLHLQAAHAPFLPDAAAAADTAAVSHLRRLSELKRIARGGPADPPSPDGDGTLTAHLEAQVRENQALLRSFDAVVNRLQAALDAKDAAAAALRLDLEAVDDANARLAGRLDRALAPPPGGDAVGAMLSAGVFDSVLRDALRVAHRFARALAEVLRCAGWDLAAAAEAAYPGVSYSKAGHCRYALLSHVCLSMFDGFDSYQFGATAGTTELGGMELATRRNESLQQFIEHSDADPMELMNSSPDCEFAQFCDRKYKQLIHPGIESSLFGNSDCGTLLVMSVAGPLYELFVAMASSIWTLHRLAWAYDPAVGIFQVGRGTEFSMVYMENIVRSKGFVASKELGKPVRPKVGFTVVPGFRLGGTVIQCRVYLDHGKREEDIIDSI